The following are from one region of the Methyloversatilis discipulorum genome:
- a CDS encoding peroxiredoxin, with amino-acid sequence MSEIRADDFTLPSTSGADFLLSAAGKPLVIYFYPKDSTPGCTTESADFRDRYGDFKALGADVVGISRDSIKSHQNFKAKLELPFELLSDPDETACTLFGVMKMKNMYGKQVRGVERSTFVIGPDNLILREWRGVKVPGHAEEVLAFVRSL; translated from the coding sequence ATGAGCGAAATCCGGGCTGACGACTTCACCCTGCCCTCCACCTCCGGCGCCGACTTCCTGCTGTCCGCTGCCGGCAAGCCGCTGGTGATCTACTTCTACCCGAAGGACAGCACGCCGGGCTGCACCACGGAAAGTGCGGACTTCCGCGACCGCTACGGCGATTTCAAGGCGCTCGGCGCCGACGTGGTCGGCATTTCGCGCGACAGCATCAAGTCGCACCAGAACTTCAAGGCCAAGCTCGAACTGCCTTTCGAACTGCTGTCCGACCCGGACGAGACGGCATGCACGCTGTTCGGCGTGATGAAGATGAAGAACATGTACGGAAAACAGGTGCGCGGTGTGGAACGCAGCACTTTCGTCATCGGTCCGGACAACCTTATCCTGCGCGAGTGGCGCGGTGTGAAGGTGCCGGGCCACGCGGAAGAGGTGCTCGCCTTCGTCCGCTCGCTCTGA
- a CDS encoding PhoH family protein: MATRRPAAAPARRSRKSPPATKLFVLDTNVLMHDPTSLFRFEEHDIFVPIMTLEELDNNKKGMTEVARNARQVSRLLDEIVSGAEDKIAEGIPLAAASSELASGHLLLQTEAINGVLPTALPTAKADNQIIAVVMHLSERHPGRQVILVSKDINMRIKARALGLHAQDYFNDKVLEDTDMLYTGTRELPEKFWDEHGGNLESWKENGRTMYRVKGPLCPDLLINEFVYKEAGAKQDKPFHALVRERAGKTAVLETLVDYSHHKNSVWGILARNREQNFALNLLMNPEVDFITLLGQAGTGKTLLTLAAGLTQVLETKLYSEIIMTRVTVPVGEDIGFLPGTEEEKMTPWMGALEDNLDVLNKTDDPNGSGEWGRAATMDLIRSRIKVKSLNFMRGRTFLNKFLIIDEAQNLTPKQMKTLITRAGPGTKVVCLGNIAQIDTPYLTEGSSGLTYVVDRFKGWPHSGHVTLQRGERSRLADHAAEVL, translated from the coding sequence ATGGCCACCCGACGCCCCGCAGCAGCCCCTGCCCGCCGTTCCCGCAAGTCGCCCCCGGCCACCAAGCTCTTCGTTCTCGACACCAATGTGCTGATGCACGATCCGACGTCGCTGTTCCGCTTCGAGGAACACGACATATTCGTGCCCATCATGACGCTCGAAGAACTGGACAACAACAAGAAGGGCATGACCGAAGTGGCGCGCAACGCGCGCCAGGTGAGCCGTCTGCTCGACGAGATCGTCAGCGGTGCCGAGGACAAGATCGCCGAAGGCATACCGCTGGCGGCCGCATCGAGTGAGCTCGCCAGCGGTCATCTGCTGCTGCAGACCGAAGCAATCAACGGCGTGCTGCCGACCGCGCTGCCCACCGCCAAGGCGGACAACCAGATCATCGCGGTGGTGATGCACCTGTCCGAACGTCACCCGGGTCGTCAGGTCATCCTGGTGTCGAAGGACATCAATATGCGCATCAAGGCCCGCGCGCTCGGGCTGCATGCGCAGGATTACTTCAACGACAAGGTGCTCGAAGACACCGACATGCTCTACACCGGCACGCGCGAGCTGCCGGAGAAGTTCTGGGACGAGCACGGCGGCAACCTCGAGTCGTGGAAAGAAAACGGCCGCACGATGTACCGGGTCAAGGGCCCGCTGTGCCCGGATCTGCTGATCAACGAATTCGTCTACAAGGAAGCCGGCGCCAAGCAGGACAAGCCCTTCCATGCGCTGGTGCGGGAACGCGCCGGCAAGACGGCGGTGCTGGAAACGCTGGTCGACTACAGCCATCACAAGAATTCGGTCTGGGGCATCCTGGCGCGCAACCGCGAACAGAATTTCGCGCTGAACCTGCTGATGAACCCCGAGGTGGACTTCATCACGCTGCTCGGTCAGGCCGGCACCGGCAAGACACTGCTCACACTGGCGGCCGGACTCACCCAGGTTCTTGAAACCAAGCTTTACAGCGAAATCATCATGACCCGGGTTACCGTGCCGGTCGGCGAGGACATCGGCTTCCTGCCCGGTACCGAGGAAGAGAAGATGACGCCGTGGATGGGCGCGCTCGAAGACAATCTGGACGTGCTGAACAAGACGGACGATCCGAATGGCTCAGGCGAATGGGGCCGTGCCGCGACGATGGATCTGATCCGCAGCCGCATCAAGGTGAAGTCGCTGAACTTCATGCGCGGGCGCACCTTCCTGAACAAATTCCTCATCATCGACGAAGCGCAGAACCTGACGCCGAAGCAGATGAAGACGCTGATCACGCGCGCGGGCCCCGGCACCAAGGTCGTATGCCTGGGCAACATCGCGCAGATCGACACCCCCTACCTGACTGAAGGCAGCTCCGGCCTGACCTATGTCGTCGACCGCTTCAAGGGCTGGCCGCACAGCGGCCACGTCACCTTGCAGCGCGGCGAGCGTTCGCGTCTGGCCGACCACGCTGCCGAAGTGCTCTGA
- a CDS encoding MarR family winged helix-turn-helix transcriptional regulator, giving the protein MTFIDPMLLDQQLCFALYAAAHAITRCYTPGLKALGLTYPQYLVMLVLWQEDALTLKALAERLDLDSPTLTPLLKRLEANGYLTRARNRTDERALEIRLTEAGHALRERAEEVHAEVARQSGLPPDAMARMRAELQRLSAQLKGAEQARTQAG; this is encoded by the coding sequence ATGACCTTCATCGACCCGATGCTGCTGGACCAGCAGCTGTGTTTCGCCCTGTACGCCGCCGCCCACGCGATCACGCGCTGTTACACGCCGGGTCTTAAGGCGCTCGGGCTGACCTATCCGCAGTATCTGGTGATGCTGGTGCTGTGGCAGGAAGATGCACTGACGCTGAAGGCACTGGCCGAACGGCTGGATCTCGATTCGCCGACGCTGACGCCGCTGCTCAAGCGGCTCGAAGCCAACGGCTACCTCACGCGCGCGCGCAATCGCACCGACGAACGGGCACTCGAGATACGACTGACCGAGGCCGGCCACGCGCTGCGGGAAAGAGCGGAGGAGGTACACGCAGAGGTCGCCCGTCAGTCCGGCCTGCCGCCGGACGCGATGGCGCGCATGCGGGCCGAACTGCAGCGCCTCAGCGCACAGCTCAAGGGCGCGGAACAGGCGCGGACACAGGCGGGCTGA
- a CDS encoding DUF748 domain-containing protein, whose translation MTVWLRRLAIVIVVLAVLGVGAFQLALHMLRSQVEAALGPRGEVASVEVRLDAVVLHEVRIRAQRDGDAPWPADDELRAQRVEVVPQLRDLLSARVRIARITVEGAYLSMLRTRQGGLRVLPALLETGSAADTDGSMPPVHVARIELRDGALDFFDASVRRTPHRLALTALNADIGPIDLPALDSATTLAVDGTVKGPRQDGRLALNGEVVLATRDAKLEFSLRGVDLVAFQPYLIQAAETGVKRGTMDLDIRPVVADKRLKAPGTLTLTGLELASGNTFMGMPRAAVVGLMKDRNERISVDFTLEGRIDDPKFSLNEGFATRVTSAMAESLGVSLGGLVRGVGNAGSSVVKGVGEAVGKLFGD comes from the coding sequence GTGACGGTCTGGCTGCGTCGCCTCGCCATCGTCATCGTCGTTCTGGCGGTGCTCGGTGTCGGCGCCTTCCAGCTCGCGCTGCACATGTTGCGCAGCCAGGTCGAGGCAGCGCTGGGGCCGCGTGGTGAGGTGGCCAGCGTCGAGGTCCGGCTGGATGCGGTGGTGCTTCACGAGGTGCGCATCCGCGCGCAGCGGGACGGCGATGCACCATGGCCGGCCGACGACGAACTGCGCGCGCAGCGCGTCGAGGTGGTGCCGCAACTGCGCGACCTGCTGTCGGCACGCGTACGCATCGCTCGGATTACCGTCGAGGGCGCCTATCTGTCCATGCTGCGTACCCGGCAAGGTGGCCTGCGCGTGCTGCCCGCCCTGCTCGAAACGGGCTCGGCTGCCGACACGGACGGCAGCATGCCGCCGGTACATGTCGCGCGCATCGAACTGCGCGACGGCGCACTCGATTTCTTCGACGCCAGCGTGCGACGCACGCCACACCGGCTGGCGCTGACGGCGCTCAATGCGGACATCGGCCCGATCGACCTGCCAGCGCTCGACAGCGCGACCACGCTGGCCGTCGACGGGACCGTCAAGGGGCCACGACAGGACGGTCGGCTGGCGCTGAATGGCGAGGTCGTGCTGGCCACGCGCGACGCGAAGCTGGAGTTCTCGCTGCGCGGCGTCGATCTGGTCGCCTTCCAGCCCTATCTGATCCAGGCCGCGGAAACCGGCGTCAAGCGCGGCACGATGGATCTGGACATCCGTCCTGTCGTCGCCGACAAGCGCCTGAAGGCGCCGGGCACGCTCACGTTGACCGGTCTCGAACTGGCGTCCGGCAACACCTTCATGGGCATGCCGCGGGCGGCGGTGGTCGGGCTGATGAAGGACAGGAACGAGCGCATCAGCGTCGATTTCACGCTGGAAGGTCGCATCGACGATCCGAAATTCTCGCTGAACGAAGGCTTCGCAACGCGCGTCACCAGCGCCATGGCCGAGTCGCTCGGCGTCAGTCTTGGGGGCCTGGTGCGCGGCGTCGGCAATGCGGGCAGTTCGGTGGTGAAGGGTGTGGGCGAGGCCGTCGGCAAGCTGTTCGGCGACTGA
- the dnaB gene encoding replicative DNA helicase has translation MSSVRNAPGPDAQAAQAAQDRQVAALKLPPHSIEAEQSLIGGLLLDNSTWDRVGDQVNESDFYRDDHRRIFRHIAKLIEQGKPADVVTVYESIEKGDEAQQTGGLAYLGEIANNTPSAANIRRYAEIVRERAILRKLVSVGDEIAANALTPRGRDAKTLLDEAESKIFEIAEAGASASTGFVAIQPILVQVVNRIQELYDRDDPSEVTGVPTGYVDLDDKTAGLQPGDMIIVAGRPAMGKTTFALNICEHVAVELGLPVAIFSLEMPGTQLAMRFVSSVAKIDQGRLRTGRLTDDDWGRLTMALGKLHEAPIHIDETGGINPTDLRARARRLYRQCGKLGLIVIDYLQLMSGTRDGENRTAEISEISRAIKSLAKELHVPIIALSQLNRALEQRPNKRPVMSDLRESGAIEQDADIIMFIYRDEVYNPDTQDKGLAEIIIGKHRNGPTGTVVLGFQGEHTKFVNAARPGSY, from the coding sequence ATGAGCAGCGTGCGCAACGCACCCGGTCCGGACGCCCAGGCGGCCCAGGCCGCGCAGGACAGACAGGTGGCGGCGCTGAAGCTGCCGCCGCATTCGATCGAGGCCGAGCAGTCGCTGATCGGTGGTCTGCTGCTGGACAACAGTACCTGGGACCGTGTTGGCGACCAGGTCAACGAATCCGACTTCTACCGCGACGATCACCGCCGCATCTTCCGCCACATCGCCAAGCTGATCGAGCAGGGCAAGCCGGCCGATGTCGTGACCGTCTATGAATCGATCGAGAAGGGCGACGAGGCGCAGCAGACCGGCGGGCTGGCCTATCTGGGCGAAATCGCCAACAACACGCCGTCGGCCGCCAATATCCGCCGCTATGCGGAAATCGTCCGTGAGCGCGCCATCCTGCGCAAGCTGGTCAGCGTCGGCGATGAGATCGCCGCCAATGCGCTGACGCCGCGCGGACGCGATGCCAAGACGCTGCTCGACGAGGCGGAATCGAAGATATTCGAGATCGCCGAGGCGGGCGCTTCGGCCAGTACGGGATTCGTCGCCATTCAGCCCATCCTGGTGCAGGTGGTCAATCGCATCCAGGAACTGTACGACCGCGACGATCCGTCGGAAGTGACGGGGGTGCCGACCGGCTACGTCGATCTCGACGACAAGACCGCCGGCCTGCAGCCCGGAGACATGATCATCGTCGCCGGCCGTCCGGCCATGGGCAAGACCACCTTCGCGCTCAACATCTGCGAACACGTCGCGGTCGAGCTCGGCCTGCCGGTTGCCATCTTCTCGCTCGAAATGCCGGGCACCCAACTGGCCATGCGTTTCGTTTCGTCGGTAGCGAAGATCGACCAGGGGCGTCTGCGCACCGGCCGCCTGACCGACGATGACTGGGGTCGGCTGACGATGGCGCTGGGCAAGCTGCACGAGGCGCCCATCCATATCGACGAGACAGGCGGCATCAACCCGACCGACCTGCGGGCCCGCGCGCGCCGGCTCTATCGCCAGTGCGGCAAGCTCGGCCTGATCGTAATCGACTACCTGCAGCTGATGTCCGGCACCCGCGACGGCGAGAACCGCACGGCCGAGATTTCGGAAATCTCACGCGCGATCAAGTCGCTGGCCAAGGAGCTGCACGTGCCCATCATCGCGCTGTCGCAGCTGAACCGCGCGCTGGAACAGCGTCCGAACAAGCGACCGGTGATGAGCGATCTGCGCGAATCCGGCGCCATCGAACAGGACGCCGACATCATCATGTTCATCTATCGGGACGAGGTCTACAACCCCGATACCCAGGACAAGGGGCTGGCAGAAATCATCATCGGCAAGCACCGTAACGGCCCGACCGGTACCGTCGTGCTCGGCTTCCAGGGCGAGCACACGAAGTTCGTCAACGCCGCGCGGCCCGGTTCCTACTGA
- the rplI gene encoding 50S ribosomal protein L9 — protein MQVILMDKVAKLGDLGDVVKVRDGYARNFLIPTGRAKRVTPENLAAFEARRAELEKAAAERLAAAKAVAEKLEGFMVQITRKAGVDGRLFGSVSTADIAEALAAQSFPVDKSMVRMPDGPLKAVGDAQFEIALHSDVIATVTVSVLGEH, from the coding sequence ATGCAAGTAATCCTGATGGACAAGGTCGCCAAGCTCGGCGATCTGGGCGATGTGGTGAAGGTGCGTGACGGTTACGCCCGCAACTTCCTGATCCCGACCGGCCGCGCCAAGCGCGTGACGCCGGAAAACCTGGCTGCTTTCGAAGCCCGCCGTGCCGAACTGGAAAAGGCCGCTGCCGAACGTCTGGCCGCTGCCAAGGCTGTCGCCGAGAAGCTCGAAGGCTTCATGGTGCAGATCACCCGCAAGGCCGGTGTCGACGGCCGCCTGTTCGGCTCGGTGTCGACGGCCGACATCGCCGAAGCGCTGGCTGCTCAGTCCTTCCCGGTGGACAAGTCGATGGTGCGCATGCCGGACGGCCCGCTGAAGGCTGTGGGCGATGCTCAGTTCGAGATCGCGCTGCACTCGGACGTGATCGCCACCGTGACGGTGTCGGTGCTCGGCGAGCATTGA
- the rpsR gene encoding 30S ribosomal protein S18: MAFRPKNGKKKDDRGSRSMFKRRKFCRFSAEKIEEIDYKDVEILKDFISENGKIMPARLTGTRAGYQRQLSTAIKRARFLALMPYTDLHQ; this comes from the coding sequence ATGGCTTTCAGACCGAAGAACGGCAAGAAGAAGGACGATCGCGGCTCGCGCAGCATGTTCAAGCGCCGCAAGTTCTGCCGCTTCAGTGCAGAGAAGATCGAAGAGATCGATTACAAGGACGTTGAAATCCTGAAGGACTTCATCTCCGAGAACGGCAAGATCATGCCGGCACGCCTGACCGGCACCCGCGCTGGCTACCAGCGCCAGCTGTCGACCGCCATCAAGCGCGCACGCTTCCTGGCGCTGATGCCTTACACCGACCTGCACCAGTAA
- the priB gene encoding primosomal replication protein N yields MTEGQGAVGPAANSFTLSATLIERDALRQTPAGVPILRGCLEHFSQQIENGAPREVRFETDFVLLGDLARMLAQAPLGTSLIAEGFMAARSAKSRQGVMHITRIEFVTSGN; encoded by the coding sequence TTGACCGAAGGGCAGGGCGCGGTCGGCCCGGCGGCAAACAGCTTCACCTTGTCCGCCACGCTGATCGAACGCGATGCACTGAGACAGACCCCGGCCGGCGTGCCGATCCTGCGTGGATGCCTTGAGCACTTCTCGCAGCAGATCGAAAACGGTGCGCCACGCGAAGTCAGGTTTGAAACCGATTTCGTGCTGCTGGGAGACCTGGCAAGGATGCTCGCTCAAGCCCCGCTCGGAACGTCGTTGATCGCAGAAGGATTCATGGCAGCCCGCAGTGCTAAAAGCAGGCAGGGCGTCATGCACATAACCCGTATCGAATTCGTGACCTCGGGCAACTGA
- the rpsF gene encoding 30S ribosomal protein S6, whose protein sequence is MRHYEVVFIVHPDQSEQVPAMVERYRTLVTGRNGSIHRLEDWGRRQLAYPIQKVHKAHYVLMNIECDGETLAELEHAFKFNDAVLRHLTIKMRKAVVTPSPMMKEEKSRSLLAPAAEAAAPAAEQPAA, encoded by the coding sequence ATGCGACATTACGAAGTGGTTTTCATCGTCCATCCGGACCAGAGCGAGCAGGTGCCCGCCATGGTCGAGCGCTACCGTACGCTGGTCACCGGCCGCAACGGCAGCATCCACCGCCTGGAAGACTGGGGTCGCCGCCAGCTGGCCTACCCGATCCAGAAGGTGCACAAGGCTCACTACGTGCTGATGAACATCGAGTGCGACGGCGAAACGCTGGCCGAACTCGAGCACGCCTTCAAGTTCAACGACGCCGTTCTCCGCCACCTCACCATCAAGATGCGCAAGGCTGTCGTCACGCCGTCGCCGATGATGAAGGAAGAGAAGTCGCGTTCGCTGCTGGCACCGGCTGCTGAAGCCGCTGCCCCGGCTGCGGAACAGCCGGCGGCTTGA
- the rlmB gene encoding 23S rRNA (guanosine(2251)-2'-O)-methyltransferase RlmB codes for MSDTRYIFGFHAVTAKIRHAPDAVKELFVSTARQDGRMRDLIRAAEASGVKWVQMEPARLDGLAGGAARHQGVVARVLAQIPYRSLDDVLDTLSEPPLLLVLDGIQDPHNLGACLRVADAAGAHAVVAPRDRAVGLNATAIKVASGAADTVPYVTVTNLARSLREMKERDILTIGAAGEADKSMYAVDQSGAVAWVLGAEGDGMRRLTRETVDVLASIPMHGTVESLNVSVASGVCLFEARRQRTAKGSL; via the coding sequence ATGAGCGATACCCGCTACATCTTCGGTTTCCACGCGGTCACCGCGAAGATCCGCCACGCCCCGGATGCGGTGAAGGAGCTGTTCGTATCCACCGCGCGTCAGGACGGTCGCATGCGCGATCTGATCCGTGCCGCAGAGGCGTCAGGCGTCAAGTGGGTACAGATGGAGCCGGCACGCCTCGACGGCCTGGCCGGAGGCGCCGCGCGTCATCAAGGCGTGGTGGCGCGTGTGCTGGCGCAGATTCCCTACCGCTCGCTCGACGACGTGCTCGATACGCTGTCCGAGCCGCCGCTGCTGCTGGTGCTCGACGGCATCCAGGACCCGCACAACCTCGGTGCCTGCCTGCGCGTGGCGGACGCGGCCGGTGCGCACGCCGTGGTCGCCCCGCGCGACCGGGCGGTCGGCCTGAACGCAACGGCGATCAAGGTGGCCAGTGGTGCGGCCGACACCGTGCCGTACGTGACGGTGACCAATCTGGCGCGCAGCCTGCGCGAGATGAAGGAGCGCGACATCCTGACCATCGGTGCGGCCGGTGAGGCCGACAAGTCGATGTACGCGGTCGACCAGTCGGGCGCGGTGGCGTGGGTGCTCGGCGCCGAGGGCGACGGCATGCGCCGGCTCACCCGCGAAACCGTCGACGTGCTGGCGTCGATTCCGATGCACGGCACGGTCGAAAGCCTGAATGTGTCGGTGGCCAGCGGCGTGTGCCTGTTCGAGGCGCGGCGCCAGCGCACGGCAAAGGGCAGCTTGTAA
- the rnr gene encoding ribonuclease R, translating to MKLSKIRRADPFFERETARYENPLPSREYIVQVLEQAAVPMSADELVQALDIQPHERDYFVRRLGAMEREAQLMRNRRDAYIIPDKADLIAGRVEGHPDGFGFVIVGDDKTPPGAKAERKDIFLSAQEMRSVLHGDRVLVRISGTDRRGRPEGKVVEVTERANSRLIARVVEEHGVQFCIAENRRIRQQIVLAAPEKGKRALKAAAGAVVEVELIEQPTRYTPPIGRVVEVLGNYGDSGMEIEIALRKHDMPHEFSAKVLAATKRLPDEVREKDCAGRVDLRDLELVTIDGETAKDFDDAVYCEKQGRGFRLVVAIADVSHYVKPGTALDAEAFERGNSVYFPRRVIPMLPEKLSNGLCSLNPQVDRLCMVCDMDVSAAGAIQRFRFYAAVMNSKARLTYTEVAAALYDKDADARKRLKPLLPRLEALDAVFRVFGKARAKRGAIDFETVETQMLFNDAGKIERIVPYARNDAHRLIEECMLAANVCASRFLEESGQDTLYRVHEGPSEDRLQKLRAFLGEFGFQLGGGDKPHAKDYAALLERIGDRPDRQLLQTVMLRSLRQAIYSPDNVGHFGLAYEAYTHFTSPIRRYPDLLVHRAIKAALAKKKYAPGDWSDIGLHCSTTERRADEASRDVTNWLKCYFMQDRVGEEFEGSVSAVVPFGLFVALDDVFIEGLVHISDLGADYFHYDEGKHRLVGERSGRIYRLADRVRIQVVRVDLDNTRIDFRLAGGAERDFGRVPQQAKLTPKPGPTGAASRRRVEGDASAQEAKQASHAKAKEKAKAKPAAPETAAPAPRTEPPTRTAKPKTGKAAAPKPAAKKTAKSATKKTTGKKSAVSKTPAKKPSTAKKSGSRAPKSAVPKRRVRE from the coding sequence GTGAAACTGAGCAAGATCCGCCGCGCGGATCCCTTCTTCGAGCGTGAAACCGCTCGCTACGAAAACCCGTTGCCGAGCCGCGAGTACATCGTTCAAGTGCTTGAGCAGGCAGCGGTTCCGATGAGTGCCGACGAACTGGTCCAGGCACTCGACATACAGCCGCACGAGCGCGATTACTTCGTGCGTCGCCTCGGCGCGATGGAGCGCGAGGCGCAGCTGATGCGCAATCGTCGCGACGCCTACATCATCCCCGACAAGGCCGATCTGATCGCCGGTCGCGTGGAGGGGCATCCCGATGGTTTCGGCTTCGTCATCGTCGGCGACGACAAGACGCCGCCCGGGGCCAAGGCGGAACGCAAGGACATCTTCCTGAGCGCGCAGGAAATGCGCAGCGTGCTGCACGGTGACCGCGTGCTGGTACGCATCAGCGGCACCGACCGTCGCGGTCGGCCCGAGGGCAAGGTGGTCGAGGTGACCGAGCGCGCGAATTCGCGCCTGATCGCCCGTGTGGTCGAGGAGCACGGCGTGCAGTTCTGCATCGCCGAGAACCGCCGCATCCGTCAGCAGATCGTGCTGGCCGCCCCCGAGAAGGGCAAGCGCGCGCTGAAGGCCGCGGCCGGTGCCGTGGTCGAGGTCGAACTGATCGAACAGCCGACGCGCTACACGCCGCCCATCGGTCGCGTGGTCGAGGTGCTGGGCAACTACGGCGACTCCGGCATGGAGATCGAGATCGCGCTGCGCAAGCACGACATGCCGCACGAGTTCTCAGCCAAGGTACTGGCAGCAACCAAGCGTCTGCCGGACGAGGTGCGCGAGAAGGACTGCGCCGGCCGGGTTGATCTGCGAGACCTGGAGCTGGTCACCATCGACGGTGAAACGGCGAAGGACTTCGACGACGCCGTGTATTGCGAGAAGCAGGGGCGGGGCTTTCGCCTCGTCGTGGCAATCGCCGACGTGAGTCATTACGTGAAGCCGGGCACGGCGCTCGATGCCGAAGCGTTCGAGCGCGGCAATTCGGTCTACTTCCCGCGCCGGGTCATTCCGATGCTGCCGGAGAAGCTGTCCAACGGGCTGTGCTCGCTCAATCCGCAGGTGGACCGCCTGTGCATGGTGTGCGACATGGATGTGTCGGCCGCCGGCGCGATCCAGCGTTTCCGCTTCTACGCCGCAGTGATGAATTCCAAGGCACGCCTGACCTACACCGAGGTTGCGGCCGCGCTGTACGACAAGGATGCCGACGCCCGCAAGCGGCTCAAGCCGCTGCTGCCGCGCCTCGAAGCGCTGGACGCGGTGTTCCGTGTCTTTGGCAAGGCGCGTGCGAAGCGCGGCGCCATCGACTTCGAAACGGTCGAGACGCAGATGCTGTTCAACGATGCTGGCAAGATCGAGCGCATCGTGCCGTACGCGCGCAACGACGCGCACCGGCTGATCGAGGAATGCATGCTGGCGGCCAACGTCTGCGCCTCGCGTTTCCTCGAAGAGAGCGGGCAGGACACGCTGTACCGCGTGCATGAAGGTCCGAGCGAAGACCGCCTGCAGAAGCTGCGCGCCTTCCTCGGTGAGTTCGGCTTCCAGTTGGGTGGCGGAGACAAGCCGCACGCGAAGGACTACGCCGCGCTGCTCGAACGCATCGGCGACCGCCCCGACCGCCAGCTGCTGCAGACGGTGATGCTGCGCTCGCTGCGCCAGGCCATCTACAGCCCGGACAATGTCGGCCACTTCGGTCTGGCCTACGAGGCCTATACCCACTTCACCTCGCCGATCCGCCGCTATCCCGATCTGCTCGTGCATCGTGCGATCAAGGCCGCGCTGGCGAAGAAGAAATACGCGCCGGGCGACTGGTCCGACATCGGTCTGCACTGCTCGACCACCGAGCGGCGCGCCGACGAAGCCAGCCGCGACGTGACCAACTGGCTCAAGTGCTACTTCATGCAGGACCGCGTCGGCGAGGAGTTCGAGGGCAGCGTGTCGGCGGTCGTGCCGTTCGGCCTGTTCGTCGCGCTCGACGACGTGTTCATCGAGGGTCTGGTGCACATTTCCGACTTGGGTGCCGACTACTTCCATTACGACGAAGGTAAGCATCGCCTGGTCGGCGAGCGCAGCGGCCGCATCTATCGCCTGGCCGATCGCGTGCGCATCCAGGTCGTGCGGGTCGATCTCGATAACACGCGTATCGATTTCCGACTTGCCGGCGGTGCCGAGCGGGACTTCGGTCGTGTGCCGCAGCAGGCGAAGCTGACGCCCAAGCCGGGGCCGACCGGTGCCGCGTCGCGCCGGCGTGTCGAGGGCGATGCGTCCGCGCAGGAGGCGAAGCAGGCATCGCACGCCAAGGCGAAGGAAAAAGCGAAGGCGAAGCCTGCCGCACCGGAAACGGCAGCGCCCGCGCCGCGCACTGAACCGCCCACGCGGACGGCCAAGCCCAAGACTGGCAAGGCTGCAGCACCGAAGCCGGCAGCGAAGAAGACGGCGAAGAGCGCAACGAAGAAAACGACAGGAAAGAAGAGCGCAGTGAGCAAAACCCCGGCGAAGAAGCCGTCCACCGCCAAGAAGAGCGGTTCCCGCGCGCCAAAGTCGGCTGTGCCGAAGCGGAGGGTGCGCGAATGA